In Verrucomicrobiia bacterium, one DNA window encodes the following:
- a CDS encoding DNA polymerase, with translation MAEKTLLIVDGNALIYRAYHAFPKNLTAPDGSPVGATFGFCRILFGAIRNLKPTHLAIAFDLPGPTFRHEMFADYKGTRSAMPEDLVSQVPVVHEIVETMEAPIFTHEGLEADDMIGTISRLLEEKHSEVRTIILSSDQDLLQLVTEQTLMYAPAVLPKKPTLFTVKEVQEKYGFDPIQMIEYKALRGDPSDNIPGVKGIGEVTATQLLKQFGTIDALYKALAKGPLEGVKTGVQDKLKEHEADARLSHKLATITTDAKISFSLDNCRLELLQPENLVDLFRKLGFKSLIEELPGSHKLAATAADVFGEKEEALAAVEEEAHEECESDRIDASLAPVLRTMEDYGVKIDVPYLAKLEAEFTTEIGTITAELQELAGQPFNPDSPQQVGFILYDVMKIPTTHIRKGKTGFTTDADTLTKIAEEHPIAALLLTYREKTKLLNTYIKPLQEIVDKKGRVHTSYAPDTSTGRVSSRNPNLQNIPTKSEQGRRIRKAFITEKGWCLISADYSQIELRVAAHLSGDAALIEAFNTGGDFHKETAEKMGVDRRTAKIINFSILYGKGAYGFSQDLNISVDEAKKYIEQYFKTFSGLRTYLDKVLNDARTNGYGETLFGRKRPFPNLTAGNYNLRSAAEREALNLPIQGTAAEILKKAMCSLDNRLKESGSKARMILTVHDELVLEAPEKEAQAIAAILKETMETAVQLIVPVFVEAKTGSNWAEMTPIEN, from the coding sequence ATGGCTGAAAAAACCCTTCTTATTGTTGATGGAAACGCCCTTATATACCGGGCTTATCACGCTTTCCCTAAGAACCTGACCGCACCTGATGGGTCTCCTGTCGGTGCCACGTTTGGTTTCTGCCGGATCCTTTTTGGCGCCATCCGCAACCTCAAGCCTACCCACCTAGCCATAGCCTTTGACTTGCCTGGCCCAACGTTCCGCCATGAAATGTTTGCGGATTACAAAGGCACCCGCTCTGCAATGCCCGAAGACTTGGTGAGCCAAGTCCCAGTGGTGCACGAAATTGTGGAAACTATGGAAGCCCCCATTTTCACCCATGAGGGCTTGGAGGCTGACGATATGATTGGCACTATTTCCCGCCTCTTGGAAGAGAAGCATTCGGAGGTACGTACCATCATCCTCTCGAGTGACCAGGACCTTCTCCAGCTCGTGACCGAACAGACCCTCATGTATGCACCGGCGGTCCTCCCTAAAAAACCTACGCTTTTCACTGTTAAGGAAGTGCAAGAAAAGTACGGCTTTGATCCTATCCAAATGATTGAGTATAAGGCGCTACGTGGCGACCCCTCAGACAACATCCCTGGCGTAAAAGGCATTGGCGAAGTTACCGCTACCCAACTCCTCAAACAGTTTGGGACCATTGACGCCCTCTACAAAGCCCTCGCCAAGGGCCCTCTGGAAGGGGTTAAGACAGGTGTGCAGGACAAACTTAAGGAACATGAGGCAGATGCCCGCCTCAGCCACAAGCTTGCCACTATTACCACCGACGCCAAGATCTCTTTTTCACTGGATAACTGCAGGCTAGAGCTCCTTCAGCCAGAAAACCTTGTGGATCTCTTCCGCAAACTGGGCTTTAAGAGCCTGATTGAAGAGCTCCCTGGCAGCCACAAGCTTGCCGCAACTGCAGCCGACGTCTTTGGTGAAAAAGAAGAAGCCCTTGCCGCCGTGGAGGAAGAGGCACACGAAGAGTGCGAGAGCGACCGTATTGATGCCTCTCTGGCACCAGTGCTCCGCACCATGGAAGACTATGGCGTAAAGATTGATGTGCCCTACCTGGCCAAATTGGAAGCAGAGTTCACGACGGAAATTGGCACCATCACCGCCGAACTCCAGGAGCTGGCAGGCCAGCCCTTCAACCCAGACTCCCCCCAGCAAGTCGGCTTCATCCTCTACGATGTAATGAAGATTCCCACTACACACATCCGCAAGGGTAAAACTGGCTTCACCACCGATGCGGACACCCTCACCAAAATTGCGGAGGAGCACCCTATTGCCGCCCTTCTTCTCACCTACCGTGAAAAGACCAAGCTGCTTAATACCTACATTAAGCCGCTTCAAGAAATAGTGGATAAAAAAGGGCGCGTGCATACCAGCTATGCGCCAGACACGTCTACGGGGCGTGTTTCCTCAAGGAACCCCAACCTCCAGAACATCCCCACCAAGAGTGAGCAGGGACGCCGCATTCGCAAGGCCTTTATTACAGAAAAGGGGTGGTGCCTTATTTCCGCAGACTACTCTCAGATTGAGCTGCGGGTTGCCGCCCACCTTTCAGGTGATGCAGCCCTTATTGAAGCCTTTAATACTGGTGGCGATTTCCACAAAGAGACCGCCGAGAAAATGGGAGTGGACAGGCGTACGGCCAAGATTATTAACTTTTCCATTCTCTATGGCAAAGGGGCCTATGGTTTTTCACAAGACCTGAACATTAGCGTGGACGAGGCGAAAAAATACATTGAACAGTACTTTAAGACCTTTAGCGGCCTACGCACCTATTTGGATAAAGTTCTGAATGACGCGCGCACCAATGGCTACGGTGAAACCCTCTTTGGTCGTAAGCGGCCATTCCCCAACCTCACCGCCGGGAACTACAACCTGCGTTCAGCTGCAGAGCGCGAAGCCCTCAACCTACCGATCCAAGGTACTGCTGCCGAAATCCTAAAGAAAGCCATGTGCAGCTTGGACAACAGGCTTAAGGAGTCTGGGAGCAAGGCCCGCATGATCCTTACCGTGCACGACGAACT